ACACCTGGCCGTTTGAGCGGACAGCAAACGCTGGCGCACGAACTGGGTCACGACTTCGCTTTGCGCCATGCGCCGTCGCCTTACACCAACTCGATCGGGCTCGGTCCGAGGGATCCGAACTGCTCGAATCCGGGCCGCATCAATGCGAGCTACCCGATCACGAACGGGCGGCTCGACTACTACGGCTTCGATGTCGTCACACCGGCCGTATTTCCAGCCGCGGGGTGGTATGACATCATGACGTACTGCGGCACCGGCGCGCAACCGTATCGCAATAAATGGCTCTCACTCTATACCTACGAACATCTGTTTGACTATTTCGACCCTAACCCTGCGGCTGTTTCCAGTGCCGGATTTTCGACCAGAGCGATCTCGCCGTCCGGCAATTACCTGCGCGTGATGGGACGCATCTACTCCGGCACGGCCGAATTGCGGCCGTTCTACCGTCTCAGCCTGCCCAGCGGCTCCAGCGACCACGCCGGGAGCGGCGCATACACACTGGAATTGCACAATGCTTCCGGCACGGTGATGTTCACGCGCTACTTCGACCCGCTGGGACACGACGGCGCACCGGATGAATTTGGCGCGTTCCTCGAGATCGTCCCATTGACTTCAGGCGTAGCGCGGATCGTTATTCGCGCCGGCACACTGGAAATCGCCAGCCGAAACGTCAGTGCGCATGCGCCCACCGTCGCCGTCGTCGCGCCAAACGGCGGAGAAACCTGGTCTGGCGCCGGCGCCGAGACCATTTCGTGGACGGGCAGCGACCTGGATGGTGACCCGCTTTACTACACCGTGCAGTACTCACGCGACGGCGGCGCCACGTGGCAGGCGTTTGCGGTGAACATCACCCAGACGCAGATCACGGTGGACGCGGCGGACTTTGGCGGCACGAGCAACGCGCGCGTGCGCCTGACAGCCAGCGACGGGGTGAACACGGCGCAGGACGCCTCAGATGGCGCGTTTACCATCGGCCGGAAGGCGCCGGAGCTGTGGCTAAGCGGGGAGACAGATGGCGCGTGGTTCGAGCCTGGGCAGGTGGTCTCGCTGCAAGCGTTGGCCACCGATGTCGAAGACGGCCCCCTGAGCGGCAGCGCGCTGACCTGGACCTCGAGCCTCCAGGGCTCACTAGGCTCGGGCAGCTACCTTGCCCGCAACAACCTGCTGCCCGGCACGCACGTCATAAGCGTAACGGCGCTCGATTCCGACGGGATGAGCGCCAACGCGACCATCACGATCTTCATCGGCCACCGCACCTATCTGCCGCTGATCGCGAGGTAGAAGCGAGAGTTGCGTGGCTAGCCGTTGCTTCCCAATGAGCGAATCATCCATTTGCCCGGCTCGGGCAGAACCTCGAAGCCGGCGTAGCGATGGTACAGTTCGTGTGCGTCGCGTGTCGCCAGCACAACGCGCTTGATGCCCTGCAGGCCGGGATGTGCGATCACCATCTGCATGAGCCACTTACTGAGGCCGCGGCCGCGATGCGACGGCGCGATGAACACGTCGCACACCCATGCAAACGTAGCGTAGTCCGTCACCACGCGCGTGAACCCGACCAGCGCGCCGCGATCGTACACGCCGAAGCAGAGCGAATTGGCAACCGAGCGCTCGACGACGTCGCGCGGGCGGCCCAGCGCCCAGTACGCCTGCTCGCTCAGTAAGTGGTGCAGCGCATCCAGGTTCAGCTTCGCGCGGTCCGTGCTGATCTCATACACGCCCCGGCGCTCCTCGATGATCTCCATCCCGTTTCCTCCGACGGCCCGAACGGGCCCAAACACAAAAGGCTGGCGCCATGGCAAGCGCCAGCCCGTGCGTGTCCAATCGATCGCGCGGGCCGCAACATTGCCGCCCGCGCGTTGACCGCGTGCGCGGCTACATCCAGTTCATCTTGCGGACGTTGGCCCAGTTGCCCTCTTCGCAGGCGAGGATACCGCCCTCGAAGCCCTGGAACGCCCAGCGCACGCCCTGCACCACCGTGCGCAGCTCGTTGGTAACCGGCCGGCCAAGGTTCAGCTCCTTGGCCCTCCGCTGGATCGCCGCATCCGGATTGAACGAGATGCCAATCGCCATCCAGGCCGCTGTACGAATCTCTTCAGGGATTTCAGCCGCGACAGACATAATGAACTCCTGCAAGGGAAAGTTTCGGGGGTCGGATTTGCCGGTGATCGCGCCGGATATCATCGCGTGCGTCACGATCATGTCCGGCGTGACGGCGTACCGGCGCACCAGATACGCGCAAAGCTTGCGCGTGGCGGCCACCATGCGCGGATCGTACGGGTCTACGCCGTCATTGCGGTTGACCATCTCGATGCCGATCGAGAAGTTGTTCCAGTCGCTCAGGTTGTTGTAGAACGAAGGGCCGGCATGCCACGCGCGCTGTACCTCGTCCACCATCTGGTAGACGGAGCCGTCGCGGTCGACGAGATAGTGCACCGACACGCCCGACACGGGGTTGGCCAGCCAGTTGAGTGAGGGACCCGACTCGCCGACGGTCGCATGCAGCACAATCGCATTGGGCACCGTTTCGGGTGGCCGGTCATTATAGTTGTCGCTGGGAAAAATGCGCGCCAGCGGATACTCCGGTAACGCCATACGCCTCCTGCTCTACATTGAGATTCGACGTTGAAGGAATTGTAACACGCCTGGTGCGCGTTGCGCAAGTTCGCACAAACAGTATCAAAGCCCGCGCGGTCTCTGGCAACGCAATGGCGCACCGGGCGGCATGCCGCAACCATTCGGGTCTCGCCCCACCGCATTGGAATTGCCAAACCGGTCGACTTGCCTGATAATGGCGCAGATATGCTGCATCCGATCGAGCACCCGGGCATGGCCGATCTGCGCGCCGCGCTCGCAGCTATGTCGCCTGCCGCCCTGTCCACGGTCGAACGCGCCTTCGGCGTGGCCGAGCAGGCCCACCACGGGCAGTTGCGCGACGAGGGCGCGCCGTTCATCGAGCACCCGCTGCGCGTGGCGCTGATTGTCGCGCGCGAGCTGGGCCGCAGCGACGCCGATCTGCTTGCCGCCGCGCTCCTGCACGATGTCGTCGAGGACTCGTCCGTGCGGGAGGCCGACGTGCGGCTCGCCTTCGGCCATCAGGTCGCGCATCTGGTCGGCCTGCTGACGAAGGAGAAGGTACATGACCCGCAGGCCAAGCGCGCCGCGACCCGCCGCTATCTCAAGCGAATCGCCGACGCCTCGCCGGAGGCCCTGCTGCTCAAGCTCTGCGACCGGCTCGACAATCTGCGCTCACTCGACGCGATTCCCGATTACGACAAGCGCAACAAATACGTCCGGGAGACGTACTGGCTCTATATGCCATTTGCCGAGCGTGGCGGCGAGTTCTTCCGGCGGCAGTACCTCGACCTGATGGCTGCCACCGTGCGCCGGGATGGCGAGCTAATCGACCTGCGCCTCGCGGACTATCCCGAACTGACGGGCGGCATCGAAACGCGCCGCGACCCAACATAGAAACTCTATGCGAAATCTTGAACTCAAGGCGCGCCTGGCCGACCTTGCACATGGCGAGCAAGTCGCGCGGTCGCTCGGCGCGGAAGCGCGCGGCGACCTGCACCAGATCGACACGTACTTCGTGACACCGCGCGGCCGGCTCAAACTGCGCGAGATCAACGACGCCGGCGGTGAGTTGATCTACTACGACCGCCCGGAAGCGACGGCGACGCGCTGGAGCGACTA
This sequence is a window from Chloroflexota bacterium. Protein-coding genes within it:
- a CDS encoding HD domain-containing protein, which gives rise to MLHPIEHPGMADLRAALAAMSPAALSTVERAFGVAEQAHHGQLRDEGAPFIEHPLRVALIVARELGRSDADLLAAALLHDVVEDSSVREADVRLAFGHQVAHLVGLLTKEKVHDPQAKRAATRRYLKRIADASPEALLLKLCDRLDNLRSLDAIPDYDKRNKYVRETYWLYMPFAERGGEFFRRQYLDLMAATVRRDGELIDLRLADYPELTGGIETRRDPT
- a CDS encoding N-acetylmuramoyl-L-alanine amidase; this encodes MALPEYPLARIFPSDNYNDRPPETVPNAIVLHATVGESGPSLNWLANPVSGVSVHYLVDRDGSVYQMVDEVQRAWHAGPSFYNNLSDWNNFSIGIEMVNRNDGVDPYDPRMVAATRKLCAYLVRRYAVTPDMIVTHAMISGAITGKSDPRNFPLQEFIMSVAAEIPEEIRTAAWMAIGISFNPDAAIQRRAKELNLGRPVTNELRTVVQGVRWAFQGFEGGILACEEGNWANVRKMNWM
- a CDS encoding GNAT family N-acetyltransferase — its product is MEIIEERRGVYEISTDRAKLNLDALHHLLSEQAYWALGRPRDVVERSVANSLCFGVYDRGALVGFTRVVTDYATFAWVCDVFIAPSHRGRGLSKWLMQMVIAHPGLQGIKRVVLATRDAHELYHRYAGFEVLPEPGKWMIRSLGSNG